Sequence from the Candidatus Izemoplasma sp. genome:
ATCATTCGCAAAGTGAATATATTGTTGCAAAGGATGAACGAAAGCCAATTGGCTATATTGGGGCACTTGTTGTTGGTCATCAAGTCGATATCATCAACCTTTATGTTGAACCAGATTATCGTCGTCAAGGGGTTGCAACCCAGTTGTTTAAAACATTATTGAACAGTGAGAAAGAGATTTCTTTGACGGATATTACATTGGATGTAAAAGAAAATAATCACGTAGCAATTAGCTTATATAAAAAAATAGGATTTAGCGTTATAGGTAAACGAAAGCAATATTATCAAGATGGATCAAATGCATTAGTAATGAAACATACTAGGAGTGAGTAAGATGATTGTATTGAGTGTTGAAAGTTCATGCGATGAAACCAGTGTCAGTATTTTAAAGAATGGCACAACTGTATTAAGCAATATCGTATTTAGCCAAATAGATGTCCATAAAGCCTATGGCGGAGTTGTCCCTGAAATTGCATCAAGAGAACATGTCAAAGGGATTACAGTGGTGTTTGAAGAAGCGCTAGATGAGGCAAATGTCCGTAAAGAGGATATTGATTTAGTCGCTGTGACAAAAGGGCCAGGACTAATTGGTAGCTTACTTGTTGGTATAAATGCAGCTAAGGCTTTTGCCTTCACAAATGACATCCCGCTTGTTGGGGTTCATCATATCGCTGGACATATTTATGCCAATGCGATTAGAGAACCATTAGAGTTTCCCCTTATTTGTCTAGTTGTGAGCGGAGGACATACAGAACTTATTCTAATGACAGAGCATTATAAGTTTGAAAAACTAGGGGAAACACAAGATGATGCAGTTGGAGAAGCCTATGATAAAGTCGCAAGAACCGTTGGCTTAGGATATCCAGGCGGACCTATAGTGGA
This genomic interval carries:
- the rimI gene encoding ribosomal protein S18-alanine N-acetyltransferase, producing MILYQRAKLEDCTYIFQCEQEIFHQGLSYDTLKEDVLYHSQSEYIVAKDERKPIGYIGALVVGHQVDIINLYVEPDYRRQGVATQLFKTLLNSEKEISLTDITLDVKENNHVAISLYKKIGFSVIGKRKQYYQDGSNALVMKHTRSE
- the tsaD gene encoding tRNA (adenosine(37)-N6)-threonylcarbamoyltransferase complex transferase subunit TsaD, translated to MIVLSVESSCDETSVSILKNGTTVLSNIVFSQIDVHKAYGGVVPEIASREHVKGITVVFEEALDEANVRKEDIDLVAVTKGPGLIGSLLVGINAAKAFAFTNDIPLVGVHHIAGHIYANAIREPLEFPLICLVVSGGHTELILMTEHYKFEKLGETQDDAVGEAYDKVARTVGLGYPGGPIVDRLASKGKNTYPMPDLTKQPDYMFSFSGIKSHVINLVHNTKQRDETLRVNDLCASFQEAVTEVLVTKSEQAIQEFDAKMFIVAGGVAANKGLRQKVFERLSNVKISVPNFEYCTDNAAMIGVAGYYKYITHKTIDNMSLKGVSRAPLV